One region of Brassica napus cultivar Da-Ae chromosome A10, Da-Ae, whole genome shotgun sequence genomic DNA includes:
- the BNAANNG12420D gene encoding uncharacterized protein BNAANNG12420D, which yields MKTKHSPGEDPIISFCKATSESQETARFFLEGFSWDLDNAVSGFLQGQLPPVKKQPLQRPRSRSPSRRIDSSGLRSKHYKMDADETFKTLDDDREPIGLAKEATHDEISHGVDLASMPDPI from the exons ATGAAGACGAAGCATTCTCCTGGGGAAGATCCGATCATCAGCTTCTGCAAGGCAACATCAGAGTCTCAAGAAACAGCACGCTTCTTCCTCGAAGGATTCAGCTGGGATCTCGATAACGCCGTCTCTGGTTTCCTCCAAGGTCAGCTTCCTCCTGTCAAAAAACAGCCGTTGCAGCGACCTCGATCACGATCTCCTTCGAGGCGGATAGACTCATCTGGCTTGAGATCAAAGCATTATAAGATGGACGCAGATGAAACCTTCAAAAC TTTGGATGATGATAGAGAGCCTATTGGACTTGCCAAAGAAGCAACTCATGATGAAATATCACATGGAGTAGATTTGGCCTCTATGCCTGATCCTatctaa
- the LOC106423694 gene encoding receptor-like protein 20 encodes MAINYMASKPIHIYKGILPSSLFYFAHFFPVMTLHVRFSSISCFFALSFLVTTLVSLPSRRLDEVESLLAFKNEFTLSCNKSVTNSWTRDAIFFDGVLFDKDTGGVTELKLRGACLSGTLDANSSLFKLHQLRYLDLSLNNISSSLPAEFGRLTDLEFLDLHQNRFTGELPSSISNTTVLTKLHFLDISNNSLQGKVPEWVWSLPSLTATNLSRNSFDSFPNVPPTVTYLAASNNNFTGEIPLSLCNPKNLLFLDLSNNSLTGSVPRCLSESVTVLNLRRNSLTSLPDAFSNSSLKVLDVGHNQINGKLPRSLEHCKSLEFVDVEGNRINDTFPFWLKDLPNLIALILRSNRFYGPLSSPQHPLPFSKLMIIDIAGNMFDGSLPPNYFVNWSAAIRPRVKHIGDSYSLVDFSGNRFVGEIPESIGMLKSLLALNLSNNGFTGHIPSSMDNLSNLESLDISRNQLSGTIPQELGKLSFLSYINMSYNNLTGQIPQGTQFQTQNESAFEGNIDLCGFPLRKRCFRENVSATTTHTQSSHASKTMHSLNSNNPLLLFSILVVFNFVLSFYIPLSTSL; translated from the coding sequence ATGGCTATAAATTACATGGCATCAAAGCCCATTCATATATACAAAGGCATTTTACCCTCATCTCTTTTCTACTTTGCACATTTTTTTCCAGTTATGACGTTGCATGTGCGTTTTAGCTCCATCTCTTGTTTCTTTGCTTTGAGCTTCTTGGTTACTACTCTTGTTTCTCTACCTTCTCGTCGTCTTGACGAAGTCGAGAGCCTTCTAGCTTTCAAAAACGAGTTTACTCTCTCATGCAACAAATCAGTGACAAACTCTTGGACCCGTGACGCCATCTTCTTTGATGGGGTCTTGTTTGATAAAGACACTGGTGGTGTCACGGAGCTAAAACTTCGTGGTGCGTGTCTCAGCGGCACTCTCGACGCTAACAGTAGCCTCTTCAAACTACACCAGCTCAGATACCTGGATCTCTCTCTCAACAACATTTCCTCTTCACTACCCGCAGAGTTTGGGCGACTCACCGACTTAGAGTTCTTGGATCTTCACCAAAACCGCTTCACCGGAGAGCTTCCTTCCTCAATCAGCAACACCACTGTTTTAACCAAACTTCATTTTCTAGATATTTCTAACAATAGTCTACAAGGAAAAGTGCCCGAATGGGTATGGAGTCTTCCTTCTTTGACCGCTACTAATCTCTCTCGCAACTCCTTTGATAGTTTCCCTAACGTTCCACCAACCGTGACGTACTTGGCCGCATCAAACAACAATTTCACAGGAGAGATACCTCTTTCGTTGTGCAATCCAAAGAACCTATTATTCCTTGATCTCTCGAACAACAGTTTAACTGGTTCGGTTCCAAGATGCTTGAGTGAATCAGTGACAGTGTTGAATCTCCGTCGCAACAGCCTTACAAGCCTTCCCGACGCATTCTCCAACAGCTCACTAAAGGTGCTTGACGTCGGCCACAATCAAATAAATGGGAAGCTTCCAAGATCTCTTGAACATTGCAAAAGCCTAGAGTTTGTAGATGTGGAGGGAAATCGAATCAATGACACGTTTCCTTTCTGGTTGAAGGATTTGCCGAATCTGATAGCGCTTATCCTACGATCAAACAGATTCTACGGTCCTCTATCTTCTCCTCAGCATCCTCTACCATTTTCAAAACTGATGATCATTGACATAGCGGGTAACATGTTTGACGGCAGCCTTCCACCAAACTACTTTGTGAACTGGAGTGCAGCCATTAGACCGCGAGTGAAACACATCGGAGATTCTTACTCTCTTGTTGATTTCTCCGGAAACAGATTTGTAGGAGAGATTCCAGAATCCATTGGTATGTTGAAGTCGCTGCTTGCCCTCAACTTATCCAACAACGGTTTCACAGGTCATATTCCATCTTCTATGGACAATCTCTCAAATCTCGAGTCACTGGATATATCTAGAAACCAGCTTTCTGGTACAATTCCGCAGGAGTTAGGGAAGCTCTCCTTCTTGTCGTATATTAACATGTCATACAACAATCTCACTGGCCAAATACCACAGGGTACTCAGTTTCAAACGCAAAATGAGTCTGCATTTGAAGGGAATATCGATCTATGTGGCTTTCCTCTTCGAAAGAGATGCTTCAGGGAAAATGTATCAGCAACAACAACACATACACAATCATCCCATGCTTCGAAAACTATGCATAGTCTCAATTCCAATAACCCCTTGCTGCTATTCTCGATCCTTGTAGTCTTTAATTTTGTTCTCTCTTTCTATATTCCACTTTCAACAAGTTTGTAG
- the LOC106423673 gene encoding mitogen-activated protein kinase kinase kinase 18 has protein sequence MNWTREKTIGRGSSATVYAATCQDSGETIAVKSAEFHQSEFLQREAKLLSSLNSPYVIGYRGCEVTKEPLATYNLLMEYAPYGTLADVAAKNGGCIDEARVVSYTRQILLGLEYVHNSKRIAHCDVKGSNVLVGVNGEAKIADFGCAKRVEPELTEPVRGTPAFMAPEVARGERQGKESDIWALGCTVIEMVTGSHPWSGADYTHPVSVLYRVGYMGESPELPSSLSEQAKDFLGKCLRREAKERWTARQLLNHPFLITKPSTEPELETGLVTNSPTSVTDQMFWRSVEEEDQERPSWWECHEERIGGLSWIGQAVVDPTWDMGGEDWITVRRNND, from the coding sequence ATGAATTGGACTAGAGAAAAAACAATAGGCCGTGGCTCGTCCGCCACCGTCTACGCCGCCACGTGTCAAGATTCCGGAGAAACCATCGCCGTGAAATCCGCCGAGTTTCACCAGTCGGAGTTTTTGCAAAGAGAAGCCAAACTCCTCTCCTCCCTAAATTCTCCTTACGTCATCGGATACAGAGGATGCGAAGTTACGAAAGAGCCCTTAGCTACTTACAACCTCCTCATGGAGTACGCACCGTACGGTACTCTCGCCGACGTGGCGGCTAAGAACGGTGGTTGCATCGACGAGGCTCGGGTTGTGAGCTACACGCGCCAGATACTTCTTGGTTTGGAGTACGTTCATAACTCGAAGAGAATCGCGCATTGCGACGTTAAGGGAAGCAACGTGCTCGTCGGAGTCAACGGAGAGGCCAAGATCGCTGACTTCGGCTGCGCGAAACGGGTTGAACCGGAGTTAACCGAACCGGTTAGAGGAACTCCGGCCTTTATGGCGCCGGAGGTGGCGCGTGGAGAGAGACAAGGGAAGGAGAGTGACATTTGGGCGCTGGGGTGTACGGTGATAGAGATGGTCACCGGTTCTCATCCGTGGAGTGGTGCGGATTACACCCACCCGGTTTCGGTTCTCTACCGGGTCGGGTATATGGGCGAGTCGCCTGAGCTGCCTTCCTCGCTTTCGGAACAAGCAAAGGATTTTTTGGGAAAGTGTTTGAGAAGAGAAGCGAAGGAGAGATGGACAGCGAGGCAATTATTAAACCATCCGTTCTTGATAACCAAACCGAGCACAGAACCGGAGCTGGAAACCGGTTTGGTTACTAACTCACCGACAAGCGTGACGGATCAAATGTTCTGGAGGTCAGTGGAGGAGGAGGATCAGGAGCGTCCAAGCTGGTGGGAATGTCACGAGGAGAGAATTGGAGGGCTAAGCTGGATTGGTCAGGCTGTGGTGGATCCCACGTGGGATATGGGCGGTGAAGATTGGATCACGGTTCGACGGAATAATGATTAG
- the LOC106423628 gene encoding DNA repair protein RAD16 gives MELRSRNNRTLQSNQENLYDEEEVDEQTYTIPSSSDDDDSEFQGEEEEEKDDDDDDDDVPNVHVDLPNPAPAPVRAPAPVPWPPFPRGVKRKSTRVVREKGTLSWEIWEEEDQKWIDQHITEDVDLNQQNTLIAETAEPPHDLIMPLLRYQKEFLAWGSKQEQSVRGGILADEMGMGKTIQAISLVLARRDFDRAKAKEAVGCTLVLCPLVAVSQWLSEIDRFTSPGSTKVLVYHGAKREKNAQEFKKYDFVLTTYSTVENEFRKCMMSPKEQCEYCSKSFYPAKLVIHNKYFCGPNAVRTSKQSKQQKKKKISVAASSSKKGKEADEGEGSKTKRGRKKSKKALEDDQLGSVDRKKSLLHSITWNRIILDEAHYIKERRSNTARAVFALEATYRWALSGTPLQNRVGELYSLIRFLQIRPYSYYFCKDCDCRILDYTAHVTCNSCTHNAVRHFCWWNKYVARPITAYGGHELGRRAMVLLKHKVLKDILIRRTKLGRAADLALPPRFVTLRRDALDVKEFDYYESLYQNSQSQFNTYVEAGTLMNNYAHIFDLLTRLRQAVDHPYLVVYSASSGENANLNGENKKEQECGLCHEPAEDSVVTSCAHVFCKACLIDFSASLGKVSCPTCSKLLTVDWTTKAGTEQHANKATLKGFRASSILNRIKLDDFQTSTKIEALREEIRFMVERDGSAKAIVFSQFTSFLDLIHYTLGKCGVGCAQLVGSMSMAARDAAINRFKEDPDCRVFLMSLKAGGVALNLTVASHVFMMDPWWNPAVEKQAQDRIHRIGQYKPIRVVRFIIENTVEERILKLQKKKELVFEGTVGGSQEAIGKLTAEDMRFLFTT, from the exons ATGGAGCTTCGATCTCGCAATAACCGGACTCTTCAATCGAACCAAG AGAATCTctatgacgaagaagaagtcgATGAACAAACTTATACTATaccttcttcttcagatgaCGACGATTCAGAGTTTCAAG gtgaggaagaggaggagaaggatgatgatgatgatgatgatgatgtcccTAATGTCCATGTCGATTTGCCAAATCCTGCACCCGCCCCGGTTCGTGCTCCTGCCCCTGTGCCATGGCCACCATTCCCAAGAGGCGTTAAACGAAAGAGCACACGTGTCGTGAGAGAGAAAGGCACCCTCTCGTGGGAGATTTGGGAGGAAGAGGATCAGAAGTGGATCGACCAACACATCACAGAGGACGTTGACTTGAACCAGCAGAACACCTTAATCGCCGAAACCGCCGAGCCGCCTCACGATCTGATCATGCCGCTGTTAAGGTACCAGAAGGAGTTCTTAGCGTGGGGATCGAAACAGGAGCAGTCAGTTAGAGGAGGCATTCTTGCGGACGAGATGGGGATGGGGAAGACCATACAAGCCATCTCTCTCGTTCTCGCCAGGCGCGACTTCGACAGGGCTAAGGCCAAAGAAGCTGTGGGGTGCACGCTTGTGCTTTGTCCTCTCGTTGCTGTCTCTCAGTGGTTAAGCGAGATTGATCGGTTTACATCCCCGGGGAGCACCAAGGTGCTTGTGTACCATGGGGCTAAGCGTGAGAAGAATGCTCAAGAGTTCAAGAAGTATGACTTTGTGTTGACGACTTATTCCACCGTTGAGAATGAGTTCAGGAAGTGCATGATGTCTCCCAAGGAGCAGTGTGAGTATTGCAGCAAGTCGTTTTATCCTGCGAAGCTTGTTATACACAATAAGTATTTCTGCGGGCCCAACGCTGTGAGAACGAGTAAACAATCtaagcagcagaagaagaagaagatctctGTAGCTGCTTCATCGTCCAAGAAAGGGAAGGAAGCTGATGAAGGAGAGGGTAGCAAGACGAAGCGTGGCAGGAAGAAGAGTAAAAAGGCATTGGAGGATGATCAGCTTGGTTCAGTTGATAGAAAGAAGTCTCTTTTGCACTCTATTACGTGGAACCGGATCATTTTGGATGAG GCTCATTACATTAAAGAAAGGCGTAGCAACACTGCGAGAGCTGTTTTTGCATTGGAGGCTACCTATAGATGGGCTTTGAGTGGAACCCCGTTGCAGAATCGTGTTGGAGAGCTTTACTCTTTG ATTCGCTTCTTACAAATTCGTCCATACTCGTATTACTTTTGCAAGGACTGTGACTGTAGAATTCTTGATTACAC TGCGCATGTAACCTGTAACAGCTGCACTCATAACGCAGTGCGACATTTCTGTTGGTGGAACAAG TATGTGGCTAGACCAATAACAGCATATGGAGGCCACGAACTGGGTAGGAGAGCCATGGTGTTGCTTAAACACAAAGTTCTGAAAGACATCCTCATAAGACGTACTAAACTGGGCCGGGCGGCTGATCTAGCCCTTCCTCCTAGATTC GTCACTCTGAGGCGAGATGCACTAGATGTAAAAGAGTTTGATTACTATGAATCACTATACCAAAACAGTCAATCGCAATTTAATAC GTACGTTGAGGCTGGGACATTGATGAATAACTATGCACATATATTTGATCTTCTCACCCGTCTGAGACAG GCTGTTGATCATCCTTACCTTGTGGTGTATTCCGCTTCTAGTGGAGAAAACGCTAACTTGAATGGTGAGAACAAAAAGGAGCAAGAATGCGGTCTCTGCCACGAACCTGCTGAGGACAGCGTT GTGACTTCGTGTGCACATGTGTTCTGTAAAGCCTGTTTGATTGATTTCTCTGCATCCCTGGGAAAAGTCAGCTGCCCGACATGCTCGAAACTACTAACCGTGGATTGGACTACCAAAGCTGGCACAGAGCAACATGCAAACAAGGCGACACTAAAAGGATTTAGAGCCTCAAGCATCTTGAATCGGATAAAGCTCGATGATTTTCAGACAAGTACAAAAATAGAGGCTTTG AGGGAAGAAATCAGATTCATGGTTGAAAGAGATGGGTCTGCCAAAGCAATAGTTTTCAGCCAATTTACATCATTTTTGGATTTGATACACTACACCCTCGGGAAG TGTGGGGTTGGTTGTGCCCAACTGGTGGGAAGTATGTCCATGGCAGCTAGAGATGCTGCCATCAATAGATTCAAAGAAGATCCAGATTGCAGAGTCTTCTTAATGAGTTTGAAAGCGGGAGGGGTTGCTCTCAACTTAACAGTCGCTTCACAT GTGTTCATGATGGACCCGTGGTGGAACCCAGCGGTTGAGAAGCAAGCACAAGACAGAATACATAGGATCGGACAGTACAAGCCAATCAG GGTTGTGAGATTTATAATAGAGAACACAGTGGAGGAACGGATCCTGaagcttcagaagaagaaggaacttGTGTTTGAAGG GACCGTTGGTGGTTCTCAGGAGGCCATAGGGAAGTTGACAGCGGAAGACATGAGGTTTCTGTTCACCACCTAA
- the LOC106423631 gene encoding uncharacterized protein LOC106423631: MATEISSDLINELKISLRREAKLSSFDSSTTTLSTAPEAIAELDASPPYLRCRNCKGKLLRGIESLICVFCGDQQRTSENPPDPIKFASTCGYKWFLTSLDLDGSEMVEPLKETNGSRIGAKASVAKGIALSEFLDFEVQWLAREEKASNNGPDDKNRLDLGGISLDDYFVEGRGDFSKVDPVERKLEEEDDFKDPRSLSLFDGVKSQGVAESQQSGKDAQKNVSSGEHENLSLFAGRDARDSVSVSEQGNFGFFEETKVRHHVKEDENLSLFEEIDEKRTSPSKNTESFGFFEEKDAQRNSSSKEDGSFGLFVSKDAERSSALKEDGNLGLFEGGEGQRNSSSKEDGDFGLFEGALSSNAGLKSFDDKVVASSSDWDSDFQTVSQEKISGDPFVNSQVDLSARMDSVFGSGKDLFHEKTADSSTAYVSKAGDWLQDDLFGGVTGKTQNNDQTVHEGQVMGGNGSSSMDIDWIGDDLWQTSEKKAVGKTPTDDNDGDDDWNDFASSVNSKTPSNLLSRTMESSQEEIFDGLAHVENDINEQSKDEKQNTGTGVISNVAKGQEDDLFGAWDSFTSSTVSQTPVQPPTNHVNTSAEQNPEMNLFGENNHHRDLPFDYFPESKDQTNSEEVKGMPSGTLSVERTSDPDGKDQTLDLVGTTAISRKSKSDVGEELMSQMHDLSFMLETKLSVPPISKAE, encoded by the exons ATGGCGACGGAGATCTCGTCGGATCTGATAAACGAACTTAAGATCTCGCTTCGTAGGGAGGCTAAGCTCTCCTCATTCGATTCCTCTACCACCACCCTTTCCACAGCTCCGGAGGCAATCGCGGAGCTCGACGCTTCGCCTCCTTACCTCCGCTGCCGAAACTGTAAAGGAAAGCTTCTGCGAGGAATCGAATCGCTGATCTGCGTTTTCTGCGGCGATCAGCAACGGACGAGCGAGAATCCTCCTGATCCGATCAAGTTTGCATCCACTTGTGGTTACAAATGGTTTCTCACCTCTCTCGATCTGGACGGATCG GAGATGGTGGAGCCACTAAAGGAAACGAATGGATCAAGAATTGGAGCTAAAGCTTCTGTAGCAAAAGGAATTGCTCTGTCTGAGTTTCTTGATTTTGAAGTCCAATGGTTAGCAAGGGAAGAGAAGGCTTCAAACAATGGACCTGATGATAAGAACCGTCTGGATTTAGGAGGGATTAGTCTTGATGATTATTTCGTTGAAGGAAGAGGAGATTTTTCTAAAGTGGATCCGGTTGAGAGAAAACTGGAGGAGGAAGATGATTTTAAGGATCCGCGTAGTCTTAGCTTGTTTGATGGTGTGAAGAGTCAGGGAGTTGCTGAATCACAGCAGAGTGGAAAAGATGCGCAGAAGAATGTTTCATCTGGAGAACATGAGAATCTTAGTTTGTTTGCAGGACGAGATGCACGGGATAGTGTTTCTGTATCAGAGCAGGGAAACTTTGGGTTCTTTGAGGAAACAAAAGTGAGGCACCATGTTAAAGAGGATGAAAACCTTAGCCTGTTTGAGGAGATAGATGAGAAGAGAACTAGTCCTTCTAAAAACACTGAGagttttggtttctttgaggagaaAGATGCTCAGAGAAATAGTTCGTCGAAAGAGGATGGGAGTTTTGGTTTGTTTGTGAGTAAAGATGCTGAGAGAAGTAGTGCTTTGAAAGAAGATGGTAATCTTGGTTTGTTCGAGGGTGGAGAAGGTCAGAGAAATAGTTCTTCTAAAGAGGATGGAGATTTTGGTTTGTTTGAGGGAGCATTATCATCAAATGCTGGCCTCAAGTCCTTCGATGACAAGGTTGTTGCCTCTTCCTCTGATTGGGATTCTGACTTTCAAACTGTTTCCCAGGAAAAGATTAGTGGCGATCCGTTTGTAAATTCTCAAGTTGATCTGTCTGCTCGTATGGATTCTGTTTTTGGTTCCGGAAAAGATTTATTCCATGAAAAAACAGCAGATTCTTCAACTGCTTATGTTTCCAAAGCTGGTGACTGGCTGCAAGATGATTTGTTTGGTGGTGTTACTGGCAAGACTCAAAACAACGATCAGACTGTCCATGAGGGACAAGTTATGGGAGGCAACGGAAGTTCCTCCATGGATATTGATTGGATTGGAGATGATCTTTGGCAAACCAGTGAAAAGAAAGCAGTTGGGAAGACGCCTACGGATGATAATGATGGTGACGATGACTGGAATGATTTTGCAAGCTCAGTTAACTCCAAGACTCCTAGTAATCTGCTTTCACGAACCATGGAAAGTTCCCAAGAGGAGATATTTGATGGGCTGGCGCATGTTGAGAATGATATTAATGAACAGAGCAAAGATGAGAAGCAGAATACTGGTACAGGCGTGATATCTAACGTAGCCAAAGGTCAAGAAGATGATCTCTTTGGAGCTTGGGATAGTTTCACATCCTCAACCGTTTCGCAAACACCTGTGCAGCCTCCCACGAACCATGTAAATACATCTGCTGAGCAGAATCCGGAAATGAACCTGTTTGGGGAAAATAACCATCACAGAGACCTTCCCTTTGATTATTTTCCGGAAAGTAAAGACCAAACCAACTCAGAGGAAGTTAAAGGCATGCCTTCTGGAACCTTGTCCGTAGAGAG AACGAGTGATCCTGATGGTAAAGATCAAACGCTTGATCTTGTAGGCACAACAGCAATATCTCGCAAGTCAAAGAGTGATGTTGGGGAAGAGCTGATGTCACAGATGCATGATCTCTCGTTTATGCTAGAGACCAAACTCTCTGTTCCTCCAATCTCCAAGGCAGAGTAA